The Pseudoalteromonas rubra nucleotide sequence CCACGTCATAATCTCATTCAAAGTGCGATAACAGCCAACACAAACATCATTATCGTCAAGACAGCAATGACGAATACATGGTGACGGAACGATCTCCGTCTCACTTTCTGTCAACTCTGGCCTTTTAGTCACGCTCATAACAATTCCCCCTATTTTCGACATATTATACCCCTTTATACTCAGGCAGAGATCTTTTACTTGCCAGCAAGCAAAAGATCGTTAAGATGCGCGCAACAAAGCAGGCAGCAAGCCAAGAGCCCAGAGCGATTGAAGTTAAGACACTGTCTTCTATTTCGCTTTATGACACTCTATTGAAATTTGCTACGACCATTATAGGAAACCAGGTTGTCCGCTTAAGCCGATCTTCGTGCCAAACACGACGACTCTCCAACAGATGAAACATTGTTTTCACTCGTAGCCAATGATCTGATAAGCCAGGGTTATAGTATTCGCCCAGGTGCGATACCTTGCGATCTGGTGGACGATTTACTGGCCTATCAGCACAGCATAAGTACCCAGAAATATGAACAAGCAGGCATAGGCCGGGCGATTACTTTTTACACAATGACTTTGTGCGGACAGACGAAATTTGCTGGATAAAAGGTGAGTCTGAGCCCGGCCAGCAGTGGCTGGACTGGACCAGTCAGCTACAACAGTTCCTGAACCGTCGTCTATTCATGGGACTGTTTTCGTTTGAAAATCATTTTGCTCATTACGCTAGCGGCAGTTATTACAAACGCCATTACGACGCATTTAAAGGTGAAACGAACCGAGTGCTGTCACTGGTTACTTATCTTAACCCCGGCTGGGGCCCTTATGATGGTGGAGAAATGGTACTCTATCGGGACGAAAATGACCTTGAGGGGATCAAGGTGGTCCCATTACATGGCACTCTGGTGCTGTTTCTAAGTGAAGAGTTTCCCCATGAAGTGCTCCCGGCAAGCCGAGACAGATATTCTGTCGCAGGCTGGTTTAGGGTAAATACCTCCCTTGCAGGAAAAATTGACCCTCCAAGATAAAAACGATCTCTAAGCCCGGCGGAAACACCTTAACCGGGCCTTAAATAGTTCAGGCCCAGGTATCCAAATGTTGCTCTTCGTCGTCGATCTCATTCTGATCTTCGTCTTTATTGCGTGCATCTTCTTCTTTATGCTTCTGCCGCTCCATCTCAACTAAGTGCTTTTTACGTTTAATTTTTTCAGCCCGGTTATCGAGCACACCTGCAACTTTAAACGGGCCATCATGGCTCACCTGCAATCTGACAATCGGTGCCAGAAATGGTTTAAATGCATCCATAACCCACCTCTTTATGTTGTATTTCATGCCTTTATTATCGACAGTTATAATTTATTCTTTAATTTATGCAAAAAAGTACTTGCGCGCAATTCGTCACCTGTGTTTATCTATAAATACATTTTGAGCGTTCAACGCGCATCACGTTTTATATAAACAATAAGAGAATTTGACATGCCATTTACACTGACAGCTATCCATCATCACCATCATACACCGGGATAACCTGTCAGGTATTTCGCTGGTGGGTTATTCCTTCAAGGAACCTCCGGCGAACAAGCAATCAACATAATTTATTTTCGCCCTGAGGTTCCCTCGGGGCTTTTAGTTTTTAAACTTAGGAAATAAATTATGAACACCAACAACCGTTTACGAATTGCCATTCAAAAATCTGGCCGACTTTCCAAAGACTGCCAGTCACTGCTTAAACAACTCGGAATTAAACTTAACCTGCGTGAGCAGCGATTGATCGCCCACTCAACCAATATGCCAATCGATGTACTCAGGGTCCGTGATGACGATATTCCGGGTTTGGTCATGGACGGAGTCTGTGATTTGGGTATTGTCGGTGAAAACGTGCTGGTAGAAACTCAGGCTGAGCGCCAGCGTAACCAGCAACCCAGCGAAGTGACTAAATTGGCAAAACTCGACTTTGGCTATTGTCGCCTGGCATTGGCATGGCCTCAGGAACTGGGCATGCAAGACAAAGATTGGTTCAATGGCAAACGCATCGCTACCACCTACCCCGAAATTCTTAAGCAGTACCTGGAAAAAGAGCAGATTGAAGCCAGCGTGGTGATGCTAACAGGATCTGTTGAGGTTGCACCACGTGCGGGCCTGGCTGATGCCATTTGCGACCTGGTCTCTACCGGTGCCACACTGGAAGCTAACGGCCTGATGCAGGGAGACACCATTTTGGAGTCAAATGCCTGCCTGATCCAAAACGCTAATCTTAATGACGATGACAAACTGTCGCTCATCAACAAACTCATGCCTCGCCTGCGTGGTGTAAAGCAGGCTAAAGAAAGCAAATACATCATGCTACACGCACCAAAAGCGCGCCTGGATGAAATTTGTGCTTTGCTCCCTGGTACAGGTCAGCCAACTCTGTTAGCACTCGCCGGTAGCGAGGACTATGTTGCCCTGCACATGGTCAGCAGTGAAACACTGTTTTGGGAAACCATGGAAGAGCTTAAATCCCTGGGTGCTAACTCCATTCTTGTAATGCCAATCGAAAAAATGATGGAGTAACAACGCATGTTGATCTGGAATGAGGCTAACCGGGCGCAGCAACAGGCAGCACTCGCCCGTCCGGCAGTAACAATCAGTGACGAACTTCAGCAAGTGGTAACCGAAATCATTGCAGATGTCGAACTAAATGGGGATGAAGCACTGCTTGAATACGCCCGCAAGTTCGATAAACGCACGCAGCCCAGGTTGCTGGTATCAGCTGAAGTAATACAATCCAGTGAAGATGCAATTTCGCCGGAACTAAAGCAGGCAATCGATCAAGCATACAGCAATATTCGTGCATTTCACGCATTGCAAGTGCCAACAGAGAAGCGTCTCGAAACACAGCCTGGCGTTATTTGTGAGCTGAAGTATCAGCCTATCGACGCAGTTGGTTTATACGTGCCGGGAGGCAGCGCGCCACTCCCCTCTTCTGTGCTGATGCAAGGTGTGTGTGCGCAACTGGCAGGTGCACAAACTATTGTACTGTG carries:
- a CDS encoding DUF1289 domain-containing protein, whose translation is MSKIGGIVMSVTKRPELTESETEIVPSPCIRHCCLDDNDVCVGCYRTLNEIMTWQSCDNEQKRAVLRACETRKRAN
- the hisG gene encoding ATP phosphoribosyltransferase, whose translation is MNTNNRLRIAIQKSGRLSKDCQSLLKQLGIKLNLREQRLIAHSTNMPIDVLRVRDDDIPGLVMDGVCDLGIVGENVLVETQAERQRNQQPSEVTKLAKLDFGYCRLALAWPQELGMQDKDWFNGKRIATTYPEILKQYLEKEQIEASVVMLTGSVEVAPRAGLADAICDLVSTGATLEANGLMQGDTILESNACLIQNANLNDDDKLSLINKLMPRLRGVKQAKESKYIMLHAPKARLDEICALLPGTGQPTLLALAGSEDYVALHMVSSETLFWETMEELKSLGANSILVMPIEKMME